In Aegilops tauschii subsp. strangulata cultivar AL8/78 chromosome 3, Aet v6.0, whole genome shotgun sequence, one genomic interval encodes:
- the LOC109743904 gene encoding amino acid transporter AVT6C isoform X1, producing MVSKSSRGPGMTAGGSEAEEALLLPEHEVGDPAGAAPGNASVLGAVFNVSTSVVGAGIMSIPAAMRVLGVAPALALIVGVALLANVAVDFMLRYTRGTPSYAALMGGSFGRAGAKLLNVFIAFNCVGTLTVYLIIIGDVMSGPVGSGEAHAGVLPEWFGPHWWTGRDAVLVAAAVILLPLVLQKHVDSLRYTSALSILLAAVFMLITMGIAVYTVFTGTAKMPRMLPDFSTLASPFELFTAVPVIVVAFTFHFNVHPIRAELSKTSDMKSAVRISLVLCAAIYAAVGFFGFLLFGDATMPDVLANFDRSSGSGVPQALNDAARLSYALHLVLVFPLLHYSLRVNVDELLFPGRRPLAADTRRFVALTAVLMGLLYALAIAIPSIWTLFQYSGSTFAVCISLIFPGAIVLRDVHGIAKRKDKAMAAMMITLAVITSSIAIASNVMSSIKGEVKGVSAGAS from the exons ATGGTGTCCAAGAGCTCGCGCGGCCCCGGCATGACCGCCGGCGGCAGCGAAGCGGAGGAAGCGCTCCTGCTGCCTGAGCACGAAGTCGGGGACCCGGCGGGAGCGGCTCCGGGCAACGCGTCCGTCCTCGGCGCGGTGTTCAACGTGTCGACGAGCGTGGTGGGCGCCGGGATCATGTCGATCCCGGCGGCCATGCGGGTGCTCGGCGTGGCCCCGGCCCTGGCGCTCATCGTCGGCGTCGCGCTCCTCGCCAACGTCGCCGTGGACTTCATGCTCCGGTACACCCGGGGCACGCCGTCGTACGCGGCGCTGATGGGCGGCTCCTTCGGCCGCGCCGGCGCCAAGCTGCTCAACGTCTTCATCGCCTTCAACTGCGTCGGGACCCTCACCGTCTACCTCATAATCATCG GGGACGTGATGTCCGGCCCCGTGGGCAGCGGGGAGGCGCACGCCGGGGTGCTGCCGGAGTGGTTCGGCCCGCACTGGTGGACCGGCCGGGATGCGGTGCTGGTGGCGGCCGCGGTGATTCTCCTGCCTCTTGTGCTCCAGAAGCATGTAG ATTCGTTGAGGTACACATCGGCCCTGTCCATCCTTCTGGCGGCGGTGTTCATGCTCATCACGATGGGGATCGCGGTGTACACTGTCTTCACCGGCACCGCCAAGATGCCGCGGATGCTGCCGGACTTCTCCACGCTCGCATCCCCGTTCGAGCTCTTCACCGCCGTCCCGGTCATCGTCGTCGCCTTCACCTTCCACTTCAACG TGCACCCCATCCGCGCGGAGCTGAGCAAGACGTCGGACATGAAGTCGGCGGTGCGCATCTCGCTCGTGCTCTGCGCCGCCATCTACGCCGCGGTGGGCTTCTTCGGCTTCCTCCTCTTCGGGGACGCCACCATGCCCGACGTGCTCGCCAACTTCGACCGCAGCTCCGGCTCCGGCGTCCCGCAGGCGCTCAACGACGCCGCGCGCCTCAGCTACGCGCTGCACCTCGTGCTCGTCTTCCCGCTCCTCCACTACTCGCTCCGCGTCAACGTCGACGAGCTGCTCTTCCCGGGCCGCCGCCCGCTGGCCGCCGACACGCGCCGCTTCGTGGCGCTCACGGCCGTGCTCATGGGGTTGCTCTACGCGCTCGCCATCGCCATCCCCAGCATCTGGACGCTCTTCCAGTACTCGGGCTCCACGTTCGCCGTCTGCATATCGCTCATCTTCCCTGGCGCAATCGTTCTCAG GGATGTTCATGGGATAGCGAAGAGGAAAGACAAGGCAATGGCAGCGATGATGATCACTCTGGCAGTGATCACGAGCAGCATCGCCATCGCTTCCAACGTCATGAGCTCCATCAAGGGCGAAGTGAAAGGTGTTAGTGCCGGAGCTAGTTAG
- the LOC109743904 gene encoding amino acid transporter AVT6C isoform X2, whose translation MGKGAGAAGVDEPLLPEFSGGHGGGASVSGAVFNLSTSIIGAGIMSIPAAMRVLGVVPALVLIAAVALLSDVSVEFMLRYTAWASGPPSYAGIMGDAFGRRAGAAALNVFIAFTTAGTLVVYLIIIGDVLSGSVDGGGEHAGVLQELFGPQWWTSREFVILATAVAVLLPLVLLRRVDSLRYTSALSILLAAVFMLITMGIAVYTVFTGTAKMPRMLPDFSTLASPFELFTAVPVIVVAFTFHFNVHPIRAELSKTSDMKSAVRISLVLCAAIYAAVGFFGFLLFGDATMPDVLANFDRSSGSGVPQALNDAARLSYALHLVLVFPLLHYSLRVNVDELLFPGRRPLAADTRRFVALTAVLMGLLYALAIAIPSIWTLFQYSGSTFAVCISLIFPGAIVLRDVHGIAKRKDKAMAAMMITLAVITSSIAIASNVMSSIKGEVKGVSAGAS comes from the exons ATGGGCAAGGGAGCAGGCGCCGCCGGCGTGGACGAGCCGCTGCTCCCGGAGTTCTCGGGCGGGCACGGCGGCGGGGCGTCGGTCTCCGGCGCGGTGTTCAACCTGTCCACTAGCATCATCGGCGCCGGCATCATGTCGATCCCGGCGGCAATGCGCGTCCTCGGGGTCGTCCCGGCGCTCGTCCTCATCGCGGCCGTCGCCCTCCTCTCCGACGTCTCCGTGGAGTTCATGCTGCGGTACACGGCCTGGGCCAGCGGCCCGCCCTCGTACGCGGGGATCATGGGCGACGCGTTCGGCcgccgcgccggcgccgccgcgctgAACGTCTTCATCGCCTTCACCACCGCCGGCACCCTCGTCGTCTACCTCATCATCATAG GGGATGTGCTGTCCGGGAGCGTGGATGGGGGAGGCGAGCACGCCGGGGTGCTGCAGGAGCTGTTCGGCCCGCAGTGGTGGACCAGCAGGGAGTTTGTGATACTGGCCACGGCCGTCGCCGTTCTGCTGCCGCTGGTGCTCCTCCGCCGCGTCG ATTCGTTGAGGTACACATCGGCCCTGTCCATCCTTCTGGCGGCGGTGTTCATGCTCATCACGATGGGGATCGCGGTGTACACTGTCTTCACCGGCACCGCCAAGATGCCGCGGATGCTGCCGGACTTCTCCACGCTCGCATCCCCGTTCGAGCTCTTCACCGCCGTCCCGGTCATCGTCGTCGCCTTCACCTTCCACTTCAACG TGCACCCCATCCGCGCGGAGCTGAGCAAGACGTCGGACATGAAGTCGGCGGTGCGCATCTCGCTCGTGCTCTGCGCCGCCATCTACGCCGCGGTGGGCTTCTTCGGCTTCCTCCTCTTCGGGGACGCCACCATGCCCGACGTGCTCGCCAACTTCGACCGCAGCTCCGGCTCCGGCGTCCCGCAGGCGCTCAACGACGCCGCGCGCCTCAGCTACGCGCTGCACCTCGTGCTCGTCTTCCCGCTCCTCCACTACTCGCTCCGCGTCAACGTCGACGAGCTGCTCTTCCCGGGCCGCCGCCCGCTGGCCGCCGACACGCGCCGCTTCGTGGCGCTCACGGCCGTGCTCATGGGGTTGCTCTACGCGCTCGCCATCGCCATCCCCAGCATCTGGACGCTCTTCCAGTACTCGGGCTCCACGTTCGCCGTCTGCATATCGCTCATCTTCCCTGGCGCAATCGTTCTCAG GGATGTTCATGGGATAGCGAAGAGGAAAGACAAGGCAATGGCAGCGATGATGATCACTCTGGCAGTGATCACGAGCAGCATCGCCATCGCTTCCAACGTCATGAGCTCCATCAAGGGCGAAGTGAAAGGTGTTAGTGCCGGAGCTAGTTAG
- the LOC109743904 gene encoding amino acid transporter AVT6C isoform X3 produces MVSKSSRGPGMTAGGSEAEEALLLPEHEVGDPAGAAPGNASVLGAVFNVSTSVVGAGIMSIPAAMRVLGVAPALALIVGVALLANVAVDFMLRYTRGTPSYAALMGGSFGRAGAKLLNVFIAFNCVGTLTVYLIIIDSLRYTSALSILLAAVFMLITMGIAVYTVFTGTAKMPRMLPDFSTLASPFELFTAVPVIVVAFTFHFNVHPIRAELSKTSDMKSAVRISLVLCAAIYAAVGFFGFLLFGDATMPDVLANFDRSSGSGVPQALNDAARLSYALHLVLVFPLLHYSLRVNVDELLFPGRRPLAADTRRFVALTAVLMGLLYALAIAIPSIWTLFQYSGSTFAVCISLIFPGAIVLRDVHGIAKRKDKAMAAMMITLAVITSSIAIASNVMSSIKGEVKGVSAGAS; encoded by the exons ATGGTGTCCAAGAGCTCGCGCGGCCCCGGCATGACCGCCGGCGGCAGCGAAGCGGAGGAAGCGCTCCTGCTGCCTGAGCACGAAGTCGGGGACCCGGCGGGAGCGGCTCCGGGCAACGCGTCCGTCCTCGGCGCGGTGTTCAACGTGTCGACGAGCGTGGTGGGCGCCGGGATCATGTCGATCCCGGCGGCCATGCGGGTGCTCGGCGTGGCCCCGGCCCTGGCGCTCATCGTCGGCGTCGCGCTCCTCGCCAACGTCGCCGTGGACTTCATGCTCCGGTACACCCGGGGCACGCCGTCGTACGCGGCGCTGATGGGCGGCTCCTTCGGCCGCGCCGGCGCCAAGCTGCTCAACGTCTTCATCGCCTTCAACTGCGTCGGGACCCTCACCGTCTACCTCATAATCATCG ATTCGTTGAGGTACACATCGGCCCTGTCCATCCTTCTGGCGGCGGTGTTCATGCTCATCACGATGGGGATCGCGGTGTACACTGTCTTCACCGGCACCGCCAAGATGCCGCGGATGCTGCCGGACTTCTCCACGCTCGCATCCCCGTTCGAGCTCTTCACCGCCGTCCCGGTCATCGTCGTCGCCTTCACCTTCCACTTCAACG TGCACCCCATCCGCGCGGAGCTGAGCAAGACGTCGGACATGAAGTCGGCGGTGCGCATCTCGCTCGTGCTCTGCGCCGCCATCTACGCCGCGGTGGGCTTCTTCGGCTTCCTCCTCTTCGGGGACGCCACCATGCCCGACGTGCTCGCCAACTTCGACCGCAGCTCCGGCTCCGGCGTCCCGCAGGCGCTCAACGACGCCGCGCGCCTCAGCTACGCGCTGCACCTCGTGCTCGTCTTCCCGCTCCTCCACTACTCGCTCCGCGTCAACGTCGACGAGCTGCTCTTCCCGGGCCGCCGCCCGCTGGCCGCCGACACGCGCCGCTTCGTGGCGCTCACGGCCGTGCTCATGGGGTTGCTCTACGCGCTCGCCATCGCCATCCCCAGCATCTGGACGCTCTTCCAGTACTCGGGCTCCACGTTCGCCGTCTGCATATCGCTCATCTTCCCTGGCGCAATCGTTCTCAG GGATGTTCATGGGATAGCGAAGAGGAAAGACAAGGCAATGGCAGCGATGATGATCACTCTGGCAGTGATCACGAGCAGCATCGCCATCGCTTCCAACGTCATGAGCTCCATCAAGGGCGAAGTGAAAGGTGTTAGTGCCGGAGCTAGTTAG